A stretch of the Poseidonibacter parvus genome encodes the following:
- a CDS encoding peptidylprolyl isomerase, translating into MKSASARHLLVESEEFCNELKEKIANGEKFEDLAKEHSKCPSGQDGGNLGNFHQGQMVPEFDAVVFNEAINVVHGPVKTQFGYHLLETTSRND; encoded by the coding sequence TTAGTTGAAAGTGAAGAATTCTGTAATGAATTAAAAGAAAAAATTGCAAACGGAGAAAAGTTTGAAGATCTTGCAAAAGAACATTCAAAATGTCCATCAGGTCAAGATGGTGGGAACTTAGGTAATTTTCATCAAGGACAAATGGTTCCTGAATTTGATGCAGTAGTATTTAATGAAGCAATCAATGTTGTTCATGGTCCAGTTAAAACACAATTTGGATACCACTTATTAGAAACTACTTCTAGAAACGACTAA